Proteins co-encoded in one Cupriavidus taiwanensis genomic window:
- a CDS encoding tripartite tricarboxylate transporter permease, with amino-acid sequence MDELNALMGGFAVALSWQNVGLMFVGILLGIVVGVLPGLGGPNGVAILLPLTFSMDPVSAIIMLSCIYWGALFGGAITSILFNIPGEAWSVATTFDGYPMAQRGEAGKALTSAFTGSCLGALAGVLLITFLAPMVAKFALRFGPPEFFAVYLLTFCSFVGMGKESKPKILIAMCLGFVLAAVGMDTVSGTLRMTFGSTELLRGFDFLVAVIGLFGISEILMTMEEGVAFRGKQARIDLKVVLKTWAELPRYWLTVLRSSVIGCWLGITPGGATAASFMGYGVAKRMAKDPSSFGQGNVEGVVAPETAAHAAGTSALLPMLALGIPGSATAAVLLGGLMIWGLQPGPLLFAEQGPFVWGLIASMYLGNIVGLIVVLSTVPLFAAILRIPFSIIAPLILVICAIGAYTVNGALFDVWLMLGFGVVGYVLKKLDYPLGPMVLALVLGDRAEDAFRQTMLVSSGALDVFWSNGLVGTIMGMAVFVLVWPVVSDLRIRGRKGVA; translated from the coding sequence ATGGATGAACTCAATGCATTGATGGGCGGCTTCGCCGTGGCGCTGTCGTGGCAGAACGTCGGCCTGATGTTCGTCGGCATCCTGCTTGGCATCGTGGTGGGCGTGCTGCCCGGCCTGGGCGGGCCCAACGGCGTGGCGATCCTGCTGCCGCTGACGTTTTCGATGGACCCGGTGTCCGCCATCATCATGCTGTCCTGCATCTACTGGGGCGCATTGTTCGGCGGGGCGATCACCTCGATCCTGTTCAATATTCCGGGCGAGGCCTGGTCGGTGGCGACCACCTTCGACGGCTACCCGATGGCGCAGCGCGGCGAGGCCGGCAAGGCGCTGACCTCGGCCTTTACCGGCTCGTGCCTGGGCGCGCTGGCCGGCGTGCTGCTGATCACCTTCCTGGCGCCGATGGTGGCAAAGTTCGCGCTGCGCTTCGGCCCGCCCGAGTTCTTCGCGGTGTACCTGCTGACCTTCTGCAGCTTCGTCGGCATGGGCAAGGAATCGAAGCCCAAGATCCTGATCGCAATGTGCCTGGGCTTCGTGCTGGCCGCGGTCGGCATGGACACGGTATCGGGCACGCTGCGCATGACCTTCGGCTCGACCGAGCTGCTGCGCGGCTTCGACTTCCTGGTTGCAGTGATCGGCCTGTTCGGCATCAGCGAGATCCTGATGACGATGGAAGAGGGCGTTGCCTTCCGCGGCAAGCAGGCCCGCATCGACCTGAAGGTGGTGCTGAAGACCTGGGCCGAGCTGCCGCGCTACTGGCTGACCGTGCTGCGCTCGTCGGTGATCGGCTGCTGGCTGGGCATCACCCCGGGCGGCGCCACCGCGGCGTCGTTCATGGGCTATGGCGTGGCCAAGCGCATGGCGAAGGATCCCTCTTCGTTCGGGCAGGGCAATGTCGAGGGCGTGGTCGCCCCCGAGACCGCCGCGCACGCGGCCGGCACCAGCGCGCTGCTGCCGATGCTGGCACTGGGCATTCCCGGCTCAGCCACCGCGGCGGTGCTGCTGGGCGGCCTGATGATCTGGGGCCTGCAGCCGGGGCCGCTGCTGTTCGCCGAGCAGGGGCCGTTCGTATGGGGGCTGATCGCCAGCATGTACCTGGGCAATATCGTCGGGCTGATCGTGGTGCTGTCGACGGTGCCGCTGTTCGCGGCGATCCTGCGTATTCCGTTCTCGATCATCGCGCCGCTGATCCTGGTGATCTGCGCGATCGGCGCGTACACCGTGAACGGGGCGTTGTTCGATGTCTGGCTGATGCTGGGCTTTGGCGTGGTGGGGTATGTTTTGAAGAAGCTGGATTATCCGTTGGGGCCGATGGTGCTGGCGCTGGTGCTGGGGGATCGGGCCGAGGATGCGTTCCGGCAGACCATGCTGGTGTCGTCGGGGGCGCTGGATGTGTTCTGGTCGAATGGGCTGGTCGGGACGATCATGGGGATGGCGGTTTTTGTGCTGGTGTGGCCCGTGGTCAGTGATTTGCGGATCCGGGGGAGGAAGGGGGTTGCGTAA
- a CDS encoding IS256 family transposase, translating into MPRKTKTSQAADRELPTIPEDLIAHFVKGPMTAEAVQDASMAFKKALIERALGAELGHHLGYPAGAERPAGTANQRNGKSAKTVLTDDGPLRLDIPRDRDGSFDPILIPKHERRFTGFDDKIIAMYARGMTLREIQAFLAEQYGTEVSPEFISSVTDAVMDEVTAWQARPLEVMYPVVFFDALRVKMREDGVVRNKAVYLALGVLPDGTRDILGLWIETTEGAKFWMKVFNDLKTRGTQDILIAVTDGLKGMEQALAAVFPNTTLQTCIVHLIRNSLEYANWKERRAVAAALKPVYTAPTVEAALAELAAFENGEWGRRYAPIGASWRRAWDQVIPFFTFPPAIRKIIYTTNAIESINAQLRKIIKTRGHFPSDEAATKLLWLALRNITVKWGSSTHDWKAAMNQFAILYEERFTHPYR; encoded by the coding sequence ATGCCACGCAAAACCAAGACCAGCCAGGCCGCCGACCGTGAGCTGCCGACCATTCCCGAGGACCTGATTGCCCATTTCGTTAAGGGTCCGATGACCGCCGAGGCGGTGCAGGACGCCTCGATGGCGTTCAAGAAGGCCCTGATCGAGCGCGCCCTGGGGGCCGAGCTCGGCCATCATCTGGGCTACCCGGCTGGCGCCGAGCGCCCGGCCGGCACGGCCAACCAGCGCAATGGCAAGAGCGCCAAGACGGTTCTGACCGACGACGGGCCGCTGCGGTTAGACATCCCTCGCGATCGCGACGGCAGCTTTGATCCGATCCTGATTCCCAAGCACGAGCGGCGCTTCACCGGGTTCGACGACAAGATCATCGCCATGTATGCGCGCGGCATGACCTTGCGCGAGATCCAGGCGTTTCTGGCCGAACAGTACGGCACCGAGGTCTCGCCCGAGTTCATCAGTTCGGTGACCGATGCGGTCATGGACGAGGTCACCGCCTGGCAGGCCCGTCCGCTGGAGGTGATGTACCCGGTGGTGTTCTTCGACGCGCTGCGGGTCAAGATGCGCGAGGACGGCGTGGTGCGCAACAAGGCCGTCTACCTGGCCTTGGGCGTGCTGCCCGACGGCACGCGCGACATCCTGGGCCTGTGGATCGAGACTACCGAAGGCGCCAAGTTCTGGATGAAGGTGTTCAACGACCTGAAGACCCGGGGTACCCAAGACATCCTGATCGCGGTGACCGATGGCCTTAAGGGCATGGAACAGGCCCTGGCCGCGGTGTTCCCGAACACCACCCTGCAGACCTGCATCGTGCATCTGATCCGCAACAGCCTGGAGTACGCCAACTGGAAGGAGCGCCGCGCCGTGGCGGCGGCGCTCAAGCCCGTGTACACGGCCCCCACGGTCGAGGCCGCGCTGGCCGAGTTGGCGGCCTTCGAGAACGGGGAATGGGGTCGGCGGTATGCACCGATCGGCGCATCCTGGCGTCGCGCCTGGGATCAGGTGATCCCGTTCTTTACGTTCCCGCCGGCGATCCGCAAGATCATTTACACGACCAACGCGATCGAGAGCATCAACGCGCAGCTGCGCAAGATCATCAAGACGCGCGGTCACTTCCCCAGCGACGAGGCGGCGACCAAGCTGCTGTGGCTGGCGCTGCGAAACATCACGGTGAAGTGGGGCAGTTCAACCCATGACTGGAAGGCTGCCATGAACCAGTTTGCGATCCTCTACGAGGAACGCTTCACCCACCCTTATCGTTAA